A portion of the Halobacillus ihumii genome contains these proteins:
- a CDS encoding YjiH family protein produces MKASDFKISSHLKFIVPSLLGIFLFIVPFYNAEDQSVTIIIAILATWIQEALADSLSLIMMLIISITAIGTLIVKLMGPDKLNKTPFFKQLFNVPWVWVVTRVLGMIFSIMVYFQIGPNAIISDVTGGLLLDSLLHVLFAVFLFAGLFLPLLLNFGLLELFGVLLTKIMRPVFKLPGRSSIDCLASWLGDGTIGVLLTSKQYEEGYYTKREAAVIGTTFSVVSITFSLVVIQQVGLADMFIPFYLTVGFAGLVAALIMPRIPPLSRKANTYVTEEADDISEEIPQHHNAFTYGYAQAVERGSKSSGVKEFFKQGGQNILDMWMGVAPIVMALGTIALIIAEFTPVFAWLGVPFIPILELLQIPYAQAASETILVGFADMFLPAIIGASIESELTRFVIAALSVTQLIYMSEVGGLLLGSKVPVNLKDLFIIFLLRTIITLPIIALIAHLIF; encoded by the coding sequence ATGAAAGCAAGCGACTTCAAGATTTCATCACATTTAAAATTTATAGTGCCATCATTACTTGGTATATTTTTATTTATTGTACCGTTTTATAATGCAGAGGATCAGAGTGTTACGATTATTATCGCCATTCTGGCCACGTGGATTCAAGAAGCGCTGGCTGACTCTCTATCTCTGATCATGATGCTGATTATTTCAATTACAGCGATCGGGACCCTCATAGTTAAATTAATGGGGCCGGATAAACTAAATAAAACCCCCTTCTTCAAGCAATTGTTCAATGTGCCATGGGTATGGGTTGTTACCCGTGTATTAGGGATGATTTTTTCAATAATGGTTTATTTTCAAATTGGACCAAATGCCATTATTTCTGATGTGACAGGTGGATTGTTATTAGATTCCTTGCTTCATGTACTATTTGCGGTCTTCTTATTTGCCGGACTGTTTCTTCCACTGCTGCTCAATTTTGGGCTTCTGGAACTTTTTGGTGTACTATTAACAAAAATTATGCGCCCTGTTTTTAAATTGCCAGGACGTTCTTCCATCGACTGTTTAGCCTCGTGGTTAGGAGATGGCACAATTGGTGTACTCTTAACGAGTAAGCAGTATGAGGAAGGTTATTATACGAAGAGAGAAGCTGCTGTTATTGGAACCACCTTCTCTGTTGTATCCATTACCTTCAGTTTAGTTGTGATTCAGCAAGTCGGCTTGGCTGATATGTTTATTCCATTTTATTTAACTGTTGGGTTCGCAGGACTTGTGGCGGCATTAATCATGCCGAGGATTCCACCTCTTTCGCGTAAAGCGAACACTTATGTTACTGAGGAAGCCGATGACATAAGTGAAGAGATCCCTCAACATCACAATGCTTTTACTTACGGATATGCACAGGCTGTCGAACGAGGCAGCAAATCCAGCGGAGTTAAAGAGTTTTTTAAACAGGGCGGTCAGAACATTTTAGATATGTGGATGGGTGTAGCCCCAATTGTCATGGCATTAGGTACCATTGCACTGATTATCGCAGAGTTCACGCCAGTGTTCGCTTGGCTTGGCGTACCATTTATTCCGATTCTGGAACTGTTGCAAATCCCTTATGCGCAAGCTGCATCTGAAACGATATTAGTTGGGTTTGCCGACATGTTCCTGCCAGCCATCATCGGGGCTTCTATTGAAAGTGAATTGACTCGCTTTGTGATTGCGGCATTATCCGTTACACAGCTGATTTATATGTCAGAGGTCGGCGGTTTGTTATTAGGTTCTAAAGTACCTGTAAACCTTAAAGATCTCTTTATCATTTTCTTGTTAAGAACCATCATTACGCTTCCAATCATTGCGTTAATCGCACATCTAATTTTTTAA
- a CDS encoding type 1 glutamine amidotransferase domain-containing protein, which translates to MEKKILFVATNIDAIEGGNETGLWLQEFVEPATECKQAGFEVTGVSLKGGRIPIDPNSYSNELPRVWDGVMEPIHNTDKLENIDLNDYAGIFFTGGHGTMFDFPNQSVIQSALQHFIEHDKVIGAVCHGPAAFVGVKDANGDSFIKGKTITGFTNKEEEKAGLTDKMPFLLQDKLSAEGAEFQTSEPFKEHVEVDGKLVTGQNSQSSLATAEAFIKQIR; encoded by the coding sequence ATGGAAAAAAAGATCTTATTTGTGGCAACAAATATCGATGCCATCGAAGGCGGGAACGAAACGGGATTGTGGCTGCAAGAGTTTGTGGAGCCTGCAACAGAATGTAAACAAGCAGGATTTGAAGTAACGGGGGTAAGCCTTAAAGGCGGTAGAATTCCCATTGATCCAAACAGCTATAGTAATGAACTTCCCCGAGTCTGGGATGGAGTCATGGAACCGATCCATAATACAGATAAACTTGAAAACATTGATCTAAATGATTATGCAGGCATATTCTTCACGGGCGGGCATGGGACGATGTTCGATTTTCCTAATCAAAGCGTTATTCAATCGGCTTTGCAGCACTTTATCGAACACGACAAAGTAATTGGGGCAGTTTGTCATGGACCGGCTGCTTTTGTTGGTGTGAAGGATGCAAATGGAGATTCTTTTATTAAAGGAAAAACGATAACAGGCTTTACAAATAAGGAGGAGGAGAAAGCAGGTCTGACTGATAAAATGCCTTTTTTACTGCAAGACAAATTGTCAGCTGAAGGAGCTGAATTTCAGACCTCTGAGCCCTTTAAGGAGCACGTTGAAGTAGATGGCAAGCTAGTAACAGGACAGAACTCGCAATCCAGCCTCGCTACAGCAGAAGCCTTTATTAAGCAAATCAGATAA